The proteins below are encoded in one region of Streptomyces marianii:
- a CDS encoding transposase — protein sequence MDFDQRQVTCANGETSHIWLEPPAMAPYTVARFRPHQCNPCPDRSACTRGTAARTVNFLPRPLHELQARNRTDQQDTQWKRLYATRSGVEGTICEFTNGHQARRSRYHGIRKTHVQHVLTGIAINIERLASRTTRHPHRSRSPTAFQQYLNARGMSWECWWRQGK from the coding sequence ATCGACTTCGACCAGCGCCAGGTCACCTGCGCCAACGGCGAGACCAGCCACATCTGGCTCGAGCCACCGGCCATGGCTCCCTACACCGTCGCCCGGTTCCGCCCACACCAGTGCAACCCGTGCCCCGACCGGTCTGCCTGCACCCGCGGCACCGCTGCCCGCACCGTGAACTTCCTCCCCCGACCCCTCCACGAGCTCCAGGCCCGGAACCGCACAGACCAGCAAGACACCCAGTGGAAACGGCTCTACGCCACCCGATCCGGCGTCGAAGGCACCATCTGCGAGTTCACCAACGGACACCAGGCCCGACGCAGCCGCTACCACGGCATCCGCAAAACACACGTACAGCACGTCCTGACCGGCATCGCGATCAACATCGAACGCCTCGCCTCACGCACAACTCGACACCCCCACCGCTCTCGCTCCCCGACGGCCTTCCAGCAATACCTCAACGCCCGCGGCATGAGCTGGGAATGCTGGTGGCGACAAGGCAAATGA
- a CDS encoding antitoxin, producing the protein MSMMDKLKQMLKGHEHQASKGADKGGDMIDERTQGKYSGQVDTGQDRLKEQFGGDQPGQGQDKPPQP; encoded by the coding sequence ATGTCCATGATGGACAAGCTCAAGCAGATGCTGAAGGGCCACGAACACCAGGCCTCGAAGGGCGCCGACAAAGGCGGGGACATGATCGACGAAAGGACCCAGGGCAAGTACAGCGGCCAGGTCGACACCGGCCAGGACAGGCTCAAGGAGCAGTTCGGCGGCGACCAGCCCGGCCAGGGGCAGGACAAGCCGCCGCAGCCCTGA
- a CDS encoding GDSL-type esterase/lipase family protein, whose translation MRFMFVGDSMTIGRAGDYTWRYRMWQHLNRSFGGPYAIVGPRTELYDATADAPVSADYARPDFPAKARRHLAGWGEGWLHMAPLIGGAVATAKADVLLVSLGLIDLGFYTDSTQTAANTRQFIAAAREANPHVRAVLLPVIPNVRALADASFAAECDRFNELLAKAVADLDTPASPLLLASMPDAYDIHTDTYDGTHPGPSGEHKLAAAFAGAMHQAWGLGGPYRRAAD comes from the coding sequence ATGCGCTTCATGTTCGTCGGTGACTCCATGACCATCGGACGCGCCGGCGACTACACCTGGCGCTACCGGATGTGGCAGCACCTGAACCGCTCCTTCGGCGGCCCGTACGCGATCGTGGGCCCGCGCACGGAGCTGTACGACGCCACCGCCGACGCGCCCGTGTCCGCCGACTACGCCCGCCCGGACTTCCCGGCCAAGGCCCGCCGCCACCTGGCGGGCTGGGGCGAGGGCTGGCTGCACATGGCGCCGCTCATCGGCGGGGCGGTGGCCACGGCGAAGGCCGACGTGCTCCTGGTGTCGCTGGGGCTGATAGACCTCGGCTTCTACACGGACAGCACTCAGACCGCCGCGAACACGCGGCAGTTCATCGCCGCGGCCCGCGAGGCCAACCCGCACGTCCGGGCCGTGCTGCTGCCGGTCATCCCCAACGTCCGCGCCCTGGCGGACGCCTCTTTCGCCGCCGAGTGCGACCGCTTCAACGAACTCCTGGCCAAGGCGGTCGCGGATCTGGACACGCCCGCGTCGCCGCTGCTGCTGGCCTCGATGCCGGACGCGTACGACATCCACACCGACACCTACGACGGCACCCACCCGGGCCCCTCCGGCGAGCACAAGCTGGCCGCGGCCTTCGCCGGTGCGATGCACCAGGCGTGGGGTCTGGGCGGACCGTACCGGCGGGCGGCGGACTGA
- the thpR gene encoding RNA 2',3'-cyclic phosphodiesterase, which translates to MRLFAAVLPPDEALRELGRAVDRLHELPGADALRWTGRPAWHFTLAFMGEVDEALLPDLIERLGRAARRTEEFPLRLHGGGHFGRRTLWVGAAGALDTMRMLAERTEAAARRAGVSMEEPRRYHAHLTLARTRTDTDLRPYVDALGPFEGRSWTVSRLLLIRSNLPGGGRPGEGPRYEEVGRWPLGAAG; encoded by the coding sequence ATGAGACTCTTCGCCGCCGTGCTGCCGCCCGACGAGGCCCTGAGGGAGCTCGGGCGGGCCGTGGACCGGCTGCACGAGCTGCCCGGGGCGGACGCTCTGCGCTGGACCGGGCGGCCGGCATGGCACTTCACCCTCGCCTTCATGGGGGAGGTCGACGAGGCGCTGCTCCCCGACCTGATCGAACGGCTCGGGCGGGCCGCACGGCGCACCGAGGAGTTCCCGCTGCGGCTGCACGGCGGCGGGCACTTCGGCCGGCGCACGCTCTGGGTGGGCGCGGCCGGCGCGCTCGACACGATGCGCATGCTCGCCGAGCGCACGGAGGCGGCGGCTCGGCGTGCGGGCGTCTCCATGGAGGAGCCCCGTCGCTACCACGCCCATCTGACCCTCGCCCGGACCCGTACCGACACGGATCTGCGCCCGTACGTCGACGCCCTGGGCCCCTTCGAGGGCAGGTCGTGGACCGTGTCCCGGTTGCTGCTGATCCGCAGCAACCTGCCCGGCGGGGGCCGCCCGGGCGAGGGGCCGCGCTACGAGGAGGTCGGCCGGTGGCCCCTGGGCGCGGCGGGCTGA
- a CDS encoding IS256 family transposase, whose translation MALSQHDLLRLMESLRTADGIELIRVLAQRILQELIEAEATAHIGAEPGEHADTRTTWRNGHRDKVLTTQAGDLDLAIPKVRTGTFFPSLLERRRRVDQALYAVIVEAYVHGVSTRSVDDLVRALGADTGISKSEVSRICGDLDESLTAFRNRPLDHTRFPYIYLDATYCKARVNHQIVSQAVVIATGITEDGGREVLGLMVGDSETEAFWTTFLRSLRERGLSGVRLVIADQHLGLVAAIGKVMIGAAHQRCRVHWTRTRTRYCFLSSASLT comes from the coding sequence ATGGCCTTGTCCCAGCATGACTTACTCCGGCTGATGGAGTCACTGCGTACGGCGGACGGAATCGAGTTGATCAGGGTCCTGGCCCAGCGGATCCTGCAGGAACTCATCGAGGCCGAGGCCACCGCCCACATCGGCGCGGAGCCCGGCGAGCACGCCGACACCCGTACGACCTGGCGCAACGGTCACCGCGACAAAGTACTGACCACGCAGGCCGGCGACCTGGACCTGGCCATCCCCAAGGTCCGCACCGGCACCTTCTTCCCCAGCCTGCTCGAACGCAGGCGCCGCGTCGACCAGGCCCTCTACGCCGTCATCGTCGAGGCATACGTCCACGGAGTGTCCACCCGCAGCGTCGACGACCTGGTCAGGGCCCTGGGCGCGGACACCGGGATCTCCAAGAGCGAGGTCTCCCGGATCTGCGGCGACCTCGACGAAAGCCTCACCGCCTTCCGCAACCGCCCGCTGGACCACACCCGCTTCCCCTACATCTACCTGGACGCGACGTACTGCAAGGCCCGCGTGAACCATCAGATCGTGTCCCAGGCCGTCGTCATCGCCACCGGCATCACCGAGGACGGCGGACGCGAAGTGCTGGGCCTGATGGTCGGCGACAGCGAGACCGAGGCGTTCTGGACCACCTTCCTGCGCTCCCTGCGCGAGCGCGGTCTGTCCGGGGTCCGCCTGGTCATCGCCGACCAGCACCTCGGCCTGGTCGCCGCCATCGGCAAGGTCATGATCGGAGCCGCCCACCAGCGCTGCCGCGTTCATTGGACCCGTACGCGAACAAGGTATTGCTTCCTGAGTTCCGCCTCGTTGACCTGA
- a CDS encoding CBS domain-containing protein, producing MTGNTKLTARDMMSGGVKCIGAHQSLREAARMMRDLNVGALPICGDNNRLTGLVTDRDIIVRCCADGIDPATVQAGSLSGDLHWIKASAPAEEALHLMEEHQIKRLPVIDVEHGHQLVGMITEADLAKNLSDDQIAEFVSKVYANA from the coding sequence ATGACCGGCAACACCAAGCTCACCGCCCGCGACATGATGAGCGGCGGGGTGAAGTGCATCGGTGCGCACCAGTCACTGCGGGAAGCGGCGCGCATGATGCGCGACCTGAACGTCGGCGCTCTTCCCATATGCGGCGACAACAACAGGCTCACGGGCCTCGTCACCGACCGCGACATCATCGTCCGGTGCTGTGCGGATGGCATAGACCCGGCGACGGTCCAGGCCGGTTCCCTCTCCGGTGACCTGCACTGGATCAAGGCGAGCGCCCCCGCCGAGGAGGCGCTGCACCTGATGGAGGAGCACCAGATCAAGCGGCTGCCGGTGATCGACGTCGAGCACGGACACCAACTCGTCGGCATGATCACGGAGGCCGATCTCGCCAAGAACCTCTCGGACGACCAGATCGCGGAGTTCGTGTCCAAGGTCTACGCGAACGCCTGA
- a CDS encoding aldo/keto reductase, with product MKYTQLGRTGLKVSRLVLGTMNFGPQTDEPTSHGILDAALDAGLNFVDTANVYGWGENKGRTEEIIGTWFAQGGGRREKTVLATKVYGSMSGEGEAWPNEDRLSALNIRRAVDASLKRLRTDYIDLYQFHHIDRRTPFEEIWQAVDVLIRQGKVLYAGSSNFPGYKIAQANETAARRGMVGLVSEQCLYNLYERRAEMEVIPAAQEYGLGVIPWSPLHGGLLGGVLRKETEGKRRTEGRAVETLATPTVRAKFQAYEDLLDKHGLEPGEVGLAWLLTRPGVTGPIVGPRTVEQLESALRALELELSDEVLTGLDEIFPGPGPSPEAFAW from the coding sequence ATGAAGTACACGCAGCTCGGACGCACCGGACTCAAGGTCAGCCGACTCGTCCTCGGCACGATGAACTTCGGCCCGCAGACAGACGAACCGACAAGTCACGGCATCCTGGATGCCGCGCTCGACGCAGGTCTGAACTTCGTGGACACGGCCAACGTGTATGGGTGGGGTGAGAACAAGGGCCGCACCGAGGAGATCATCGGGACGTGGTTCGCCCAGGGCGGTGGCCGGCGGGAGAAGACGGTCCTCGCCACGAAGGTCTACGGCTCCATGTCAGGTGAGGGTGAGGCCTGGCCCAACGAGGACCGGCTGTCGGCGTTGAACATCCGGCGGGCCGTCGACGCCAGCCTCAAGCGGCTGCGGACGGACTACATCGACCTGTACCAGTTCCACCACATCGACCGCCGCACTCCCTTCGAGGAGATCTGGCAGGCCGTCGACGTGCTGATCCGGCAAGGAAAGGTTCTGTACGCGGGCTCCTCCAACTTCCCCGGGTACAAGATCGCCCAGGCCAACGAGACCGCCGCCCGGCGCGGCATGGTCGGGCTTGTCAGCGAGCAGTGCCTGTACAACCTCTACGAGCGGCGGGCCGAGATGGAGGTCATCCCGGCCGCGCAGGAGTACGGCCTCGGGGTCATCCCCTGGTCCCCGCTTCACGGCGGCCTCCTCGGCGGTGTACTGAGGAAGGAGACCGAGGGCAAGCGGCGCACCGAGGGCCGCGCGGTGGAAACGCTTGCCACCCCGACCGTGCGTGCGAAGTTCCAGGCGTACGAGGACCTGCTCGACAAGCACGGCCTGGAGCCGGGCGAGGTCGGGCTGGCATGGCTGCTGACCCGGCCCGGCGTCACCGGCCCGATCGTCGGCCCGCGCACGGTGGAACAGCTGGAGAGCGCGTTGCGCGCCCTGGAGCTGGAGCTGAGTGACGAAGTTCTGACTGGTCTGGACGAGATCTTCCCCGGCCCGGGGCCGTCGCCGGAAGCCTTTGCCTGGTGA
- a CDS encoding SdiA-regulated/phytase-like domain-containing protein: protein MRSLRTTMAAAVAAAVAVLGAAVPSAADDSGGFIIKDPRITESSGLAASRAHPGVYWTHNDQDEPRVFAVDSRTGETVATVTFEGVGRPRDMEAISVGPDGDVYVGDIGDNANGSWDHVWIYRFPEPPTLRDVTVHATQYTVRYADGPRNAEAMMVHPKTGRVYIASKNEDGGGLYEGPSRLVTDGTNVFRRIGEVPWVTDGAFSPDGRELVLRSYFSARGYAWGDGRLGADRHVSAPLQGQAESVTFTPDGTQLMFGTEGERSEVLPRDVGRDDGKGSDAASPSRSGGADSSARGAGGDDGKGLAVPAGAVVAAVLAFLVLRSRRRRG from the coding sequence ATGCGTTCGTTGCGTACGACTATGGCGGCTGCGGTCGCCGCCGCCGTGGCGGTCCTGGGGGCCGCCGTGCCCTCCGCGGCCGACGACTCCGGCGGTTTCATCATCAAGGACCCGCGGATCACGGAATCGAGCGGGCTTGCGGCCAGCCGTGCCCACCCCGGTGTGTACTGGACGCACAACGACCAGGACGAGCCCCGGGTCTTCGCGGTCGACTCCCGGACCGGCGAGACCGTGGCGACCGTCACTTTCGAGGGCGTCGGCAGGCCGCGCGACATGGAGGCGATCTCGGTCGGCCCCGACGGCGACGTCTACGTCGGGGACATCGGTGACAACGCGAACGGCAGCTGGGACCACGTCTGGATCTACCGCTTCCCCGAACCGCCGACGCTGCGGGACGTGACCGTCCACGCCACCCAGTACACGGTCCGGTACGCGGACGGCCCACGGAACGCGGAGGCGATGATGGTGCATCCGAAGACCGGCCGCGTCTACATCGCCAGCAAGAACGAGGACGGCGGCGGGCTCTACGAGGGACCGTCCCGGCTGGTGACCGACGGGACGAACGTCTTCCGGCGGATCGGCGAGGTGCCCTGGGTGACGGACGGCGCCTTCTCGCCCGACGGCCGGGAGCTGGTGCTGCGTTCGTACTTCAGCGCACGCGGCTACGCCTGGGGCGACGGACGGCTGGGCGCCGACCGCCATGTCAGCGCGCCGTTGCAGGGCCAGGCCGAGTCGGTGACCTTCACGCCGGACGGCACGCAGCTGATGTTCGGGACGGAGGGCGAGCGGAGCGAGGTCCTGCCCCGGGACGTGGGTCGCGACGACGGCAAGGGCTCGGACGCGGCGTCGCCCTCCCGCTCCGGAGGCGCGGACTCGTCCGCGCGGGGCGCGGGCGGTGACGACGGCAAGGGCCTCGCCGTGCCGGCGGGCGCCGTCGTGGCCGCGGTGCTGGCGTTCCTCGTGCTCAGGTCCCGGCGGCGCCGCGGCTGA
- a CDS encoding TetR/AcrR family transcriptional regulator: MTSSSLDLLWGTGERPSRGPKPGLTLDRITGAAVAVADAEGLDAVSMRRVAAELGVGTMSLYRYVPGKAELLDLMLDRVQADSLASEPPAIADWRDAVRALAHGHRDQFHRHPWLLRVNEARSALGPNTLRGLDVCLSGLRDMGLTDPETIAVIITVQSFVTGTARREIQATEAAGETGVSHEEFWEGQRPYLERAMNSGEFPHMAALSEDTFATGFDHFGFGLDRLLEGLESLVARRASAEGRPPSEVTGSGSPGQAKAASPDAGKTPGA, translated from the coding sequence ATGACGAGCAGCAGCCTCGACCTCCTGTGGGGCACCGGCGAGCGCCCCAGCCGCGGCCCCAAGCCGGGCCTCACCCTCGACCGGATCACCGGAGCGGCGGTCGCGGTCGCCGACGCGGAGGGGCTGGACGCCGTCTCCATGCGGCGCGTGGCGGCGGAACTCGGCGTCGGCACGATGTCGCTGTACCGGTACGTCCCCGGCAAGGCGGAACTGCTCGACCTGATGCTCGACCGGGTGCAGGCGGACTCACTCGCCTCGGAACCGCCCGCGATCGCCGACTGGCGCGACGCCGTCAGAGCCCTGGCCCATGGCCACCGGGACCAGTTCCACAGGCACCCTTGGCTGCTCCGGGTCAACGAGGCACGGTCGGCGCTCGGACCCAACACGCTGCGCGGTCTCGACGTCTGCCTCTCCGGGCTGAGGGACATGGGACTGACCGACCCCGAGACGATCGCCGTGATCATCACCGTCCAGAGCTTCGTCACCGGCACGGCGCGCAGGGAGATCCAGGCCACCGAGGCGGCCGGAGAGACCGGGGTGAGCCACGAGGAGTTCTGGGAGGGACAACGCCCGTACCTCGAACGGGCCATGAACAGCGGGGAGTTCCCGCATATGGCGGCTCTGTCCGAGGACACGTTCGCGACCGGATTCGACCACTTCGGCTTTGGGCTCGACCGGCTGCTGGAGGGCTTGGAGTCCCTGGTGGCGCGGCGCGCGTCGGCGGAGGGGAGGCCCCCCTCGGAGGTGACCGGCTCCGGCTCCCCGGGGCAGGCGAAAGCCGCCTCCCCGGATGCGGGGAAGACCCCCGGAGCGTGA
- a CDS encoding glycosyltransferase family 2 protein gives MDVTRPRVGVAVLTTGDRMPELLALLESVAKQDEPAVRVVVVGNGTALAGLPDGVTAVELEGNLGVSGGRNVAWRRLREFGDVDVLVDLDDDGLLIEADVFRRIADLYEADARLGIVSFRIADETGTTQRRHVPRLRAKDPMRRGMVTTFLGGGHALSMPMLEQTGGWPDAFFFTHEETDLAWRAIDRGWDVLYEPQLVLQHPKTSPARHAVYYRMTARNRVWLAKRHLPVPLVPVYLGVWVVLTVVRTKSLAGLRAWFGGFAEGLRTSGGPRRPIRWRTVWRMSRLGRPPVL, from the coding sequence ATGGATGTGACCCGGCCGCGTGTGGGTGTTGCCGTGCTGACCACGGGCGACCGGATGCCCGAGTTGCTGGCTCTGCTGGAGTCGGTCGCGAAGCAGGACGAGCCCGCCGTCCGGGTGGTCGTCGTCGGGAACGGGACGGCGCTTGCGGGGTTGCCGGATGGCGTGACCGCAGTGGAGTTGGAGGGGAACCTGGGGGTGTCCGGCGGCCGCAACGTCGCGTGGCGGCGGCTGCGTGAGTTCGGGGATGTGGACGTGCTCGTGGACCTGGACGACGACGGGTTGCTGATCGAAGCGGACGTGTTCCGTCGTATCGCAGACTTGTACGAGGCGGACGCTCGTCTGGGCATCGTCAGCTTCCGGATCGCTGACGAGACCGGCACCACCCAGCGGCGTCACGTGCCCCGTCTGCGGGCCAAGGACCCGATGCGGAGGGGAATGGTTACCACGTTCCTGGGCGGTGGGCACGCGCTGTCGATGCCGATGCTGGAGCAGACCGGCGGCTGGCCGGACGCGTTCTTCTTCACGCACGAGGAGACCGACTTGGCCTGGCGTGCGATCGACAGGGGCTGGGATGTCCTCTACGAGCCGCAGCTCGTTCTCCAGCACCCGAAGACTTCGCCCGCGCGGCACGCGGTCTACTACCGGATGACGGCCCGGAACCGGGTGTGGCTTGCCAAGCGGCATCTGCCCGTCCCTCTCGTGCCGGTCTACCTGGGGGTGTGGGTAGTGCTGACCGTGGTCCGCACGAAGTCCCTGGCGGGACTGCGGGCCTGGTTCGGTGGTTTCGCCGAGGGTCTCCGGACCAGTGGGGGCCCTCGGCGTCCCATCAGGTGGCGGACGGTGTGGCGGATGTCCCGACTGGGCAGGCCGCCGGTTCTTTGA
- a CDS encoding carboxymuconolactone decarboxylase family protein, giving the protein MAAVRSHADGRPQLAEIYVAMFNNPKVARAVGELGERLRFQGLLPDDLRETAILRFSARRGADYEWAHHVRPATQAGLTAAQIEALAGDAVPANTTPAQRAVVQAVDHIAADDEIPAEVQDALVKVVGNAGVVEIVALCGLYSLMGYMATAFDVSVEPGLPTPPWRKEGHETH; this is encoded by the coding sequence ATGGCAGCTGTGCGCAGCCACGCAGACGGCCGACCGCAGCTCGCCGAGATCTATGTCGCCATGTTCAACAACCCGAAGGTCGCAAGAGCTGTCGGTGAGCTCGGTGAGCGGTTGCGGTTCCAGGGGCTTCTTCCGGACGACCTCCGCGAGACGGCGATCCTGCGCTTCTCCGCTCGCCGAGGCGCGGACTACGAGTGGGCGCACCATGTACGCCCGGCAACCCAGGCAGGTCTCACTGCGGCACAGATCGAAGCGCTGGCCGGTGACGCCGTGCCCGCGAACACGACACCTGCCCAGCGCGCTGTCGTGCAGGCGGTCGACCACATCGCCGCCGACGACGAGATCCCTGCCGAGGTCCAAGACGCACTGGTCAAGGTCGTCGGAAATGCAGGGGTTGTGGAAATCGTGGCGCTCTGCGGGCTGTATTCCCTCATGGGTTATATGGCTACCGCATTCGACGTTTCCGTCGAACCCGGATTGCCGACGCCTCCTTGGCGGAAAGAGGGTCACGAGACACATTGA
- a CDS encoding thiamine pyrophosphate-binding protein, whose amino-acid sequence MTMDGATCVVSSLAAEGVDHLFMVPGGLNDPFMPPMTETEGVRTVVAAHEAGAAYMADGYARASGRLGVAFGIGGPGVTNIVTALAAARADRSALLAISGEVATGTEGRGAFQDGSGAALDDVSVLRPVTARSLSVNSPANLQPYLRAAALTALRERAPVHLSIPLDVQRSEQLVDWTPLPEAAYRPLAIDREATDAALSVFSMDAHGQPAANVIILAGPGVRHARAEAALIAAAERFDIPIATTLSGKGLVPEDHPLSLGVFGYGGSRWASEAILDPAVEVLVVIGSGLSQRDTLNWDPKMLPARELVHVEADPALIGRTWPSSRPVTASPRAFLELLTSVDGSIAAGLESGRSARQAFLGDVRGRGPHAYEAEDTTRDTEPMHPARFVTEARAACPRETVLSVDSGAHRAWCSQYWPSYGSGDYVSLANLAPMGGAIPLGIGAKIARPERPIVVATGDGCMLMHGMELHTAARYSIPLVILVFDNHSYGNIWYRAKEMGAGPEALTDIPGLSWPEFARAMGADGVAVSHPGEVGEAVAHGLTQSKPFLVSARIDKHYPTPIAPWRQAVAEWEDSH is encoded by the coding sequence ATGACAATGGACGGAGCCACCTGCGTCGTCAGCTCCCTCGCAGCCGAGGGCGTCGATCACCTCTTCATGGTCCCGGGCGGGCTGAACGATCCCTTCATGCCGCCGATGACCGAGACTGAGGGCGTGCGTACTGTCGTGGCCGCCCACGAAGCCGGAGCGGCCTACATGGCCGATGGCTACGCCCGTGCTTCTGGTCGCCTCGGAGTCGCCTTCGGCATCGGCGGACCCGGTGTCACAAACATAGTGACCGCGCTTGCCGCGGCACGAGCCGACCGCTCCGCGCTTCTCGCCATCAGCGGCGAGGTCGCGACCGGTACGGAGGGGCGCGGTGCCTTCCAGGACGGAAGTGGCGCCGCACTGGATGACGTTTCCGTCCTTAGGCCGGTCACGGCCCGTAGTCTCAGCGTGAACTCGCCTGCCAACCTCCAGCCCTACCTGAGGGCTGCGGCACTCACCGCGCTGCGCGAGCGGGCGCCCGTACATCTGTCAATCCCGCTGGACGTTCAGCGTAGTGAACAGCTTGTGGACTGGACGCCGCTGCCCGAGGCAGCATATCGACCCCTGGCGATCGACCGGGAAGCGACCGACGCCGCTCTGTCCGTTTTCTCCATGGATGCCCATGGGCAGCCTGCCGCGAATGTCATCATCCTCGCGGGACCGGGGGTACGCCACGCGAGAGCGGAAGCGGCTCTGATCGCCGCGGCGGAGCGCTTCGACATCCCCATTGCGACCACCCTCAGCGGGAAAGGGCTGGTGCCCGAAGACCACCCCCTCTCACTGGGCGTCTTCGGCTACGGCGGTTCGCGCTGGGCCAGCGAAGCGATTCTCGATCCCGCCGTCGAAGTACTTGTCGTCATTGGTTCGGGGCTGTCCCAGCGGGATACGTTGAACTGGGATCCGAAGATGTTGCCGGCGAGGGAACTCGTCCATGTCGAAGCTGATCCGGCACTCATCGGACGGACTTGGCCCTCGAGCCGGCCGGTCACCGCCAGCCCGCGGGCCTTCCTCGAACTGCTCACCAGCGTCGACGGGTCGATCGCCGCCGGATTGGAGAGCGGCCGTTCGGCCCGGCAAGCGTTCCTGGGTGACGTGCGCGGCCGTGGGCCGCACGCCTACGAAGCGGAAGACACCACCCGAGACACCGAACCAATGCACCCGGCCCGTTTCGTCACGGAGGCCCGCGCTGCCTGCCCGCGCGAGACCGTGCTGTCAGTGGACTCCGGCGCTCATCGTGCCTGGTGCTCGCAGTACTGGCCCAGCTACGGTAGCGGGGACTACGTGTCGCTGGCGAACCTGGCCCCGATGGGCGGCGCAATCCCACTGGGAATCGGCGCCAAGATCGCCAGGCCCGAGCGTCCGATAGTGGTTGCCACGGGCGACGGCTGCATGCTGATGCATGGTATGGAGCTCCATACGGCTGCCCGTTACAGCATCCCTCTCGTGATTCTCGTCTTCGACAACCACTCCTATGGAAACATCTGGTATCGGGCAAAAGAGATGGGCGCCGGACCTGAGGCGCTTACTGATATCCCCGGCCTCTCATGGCCGGAGTTCGCGCGCGCCATGGGCGCCGACGGTGTGGCGGTCTCCCACCCCGGCGAGGTGGGCGAGGCAGTGGCCCACGGGCTCACACAGAGCAAACCGTTCCTTGTATCGGCCCGGATCGACAAGCACTATCCCACGCCTATCGCCCCGTGGCGTCAGGCCGTGGCGGAATGGGAGGACAGCCACTGA
- a CDS encoding ATP-binding cassette domain-containing protein has translation MDDHGGPAVCAEGLRKRYGGTNALDGFDLRVPRGTVHGLLGPNGAGKTTAVRVLATLLRFDGGRAAVAGLDVARDPQGVRRRIGLAGQYAALDEGLTGRQNLELFGRLFRLGGRRARLRAGELLERFGLSGAGDKGVAAYSGGMRRRLDLAASMVLAPDVLFLDEPTTGLDPRARGEVWDAVRALVAGGTTVLLTTQYLDEADRLASRVTVVDSGRAIADDTPEGLKNRVGADRVEVVVAEAEDLRRVAGIVARVTGPGVEPETDEDGRRVHAPVGDRVAALTEVARTLRDEAIRVEDIGLRRPSLDDVFLRLTGHRAEAA, from the coding sequence ATGGACGATCACGGCGGACCGGCGGTGTGCGCCGAGGGCCTGCGCAAGCGCTACGGCGGGACGAACGCGCTCGACGGGTTCGACCTCCGCGTCCCGCGCGGCACGGTCCACGGGCTCCTCGGGCCGAACGGCGCGGGCAAGACCACCGCGGTGCGGGTCCTCGCGACCCTGCTGCGGTTCGACGGCGGCCGGGCCGCCGTCGCGGGCCTCGACGTGGCGCGCGATCCCCAGGGAGTGCGTCGGCGCATCGGCCTGGCCGGGCAGTACGCGGCCCTCGACGAGGGGCTCACCGGCCGGCAGAACCTCGAGCTGTTCGGCCGGCTCTTCCGGCTCGGCGGGCGGCGGGCCCGGCTGCGCGCGGGCGAACTGCTGGAGCGCTTCGGCCTGTCGGGCGCCGGGGACAAGGGCGTCGCGGCGTACAGCGGAGGCATGCGGCGCAGGCTGGACCTCGCCGCCTCCATGGTCCTCGCCCCTGATGTGCTCTTCCTCGACGAGCCGACGACCGGTCTCGACCCGCGGGCGCGAGGCGAGGTCTGGGACGCCGTCAGGGCGCTGGTGGCCGGGGGGACGACCGTGCTGCTCACGACCCAGTATCTGGACGAGGCCGACCGGCTGGCCTCGCGCGTCACCGTCGTCGACAGCGGCCGGGCCATCGCCGACGACACCCCGGAAGGGCTGAAGAACCGCGTGGGCGCCGACCGGGTCGAGGTCGTCGTCGCCGAGGCGGAGGACCTGCGGCGGGTCGCGGGGATCGTCGCCCGGGTCACCGGACCCGGCGTCGAGCCGGAGACCGACGAGGACGGGCGGCGGGTCCATGCCCCCGTCGGGGACCGTGTCGCCGCACTCACGGAGGTCGCCCGCACGCTGCGGGACGAGGCGATCCGGGTCGAGGACATCGGGCTGCGCAGACCGAGCCTCGACGATGTGTTCCTGCGCCTGACCGG